The following coding sequences are from one Microvirgula aerodenitrificans DSM 15089 window:
- the tsaE gene encoding tRNA (adenosine(37)-N6)-threonylcarbamoyltransferase complex ATPase subunit type 1 TsaE, producing the protein MATATDTLEWVLADEAATLACGVRLAALLQPGMTVFLDGDLGAGKTTLTRGILRGFGHAGRVKSPTYALVEPYAFDTFTVYHFDLYRFADPDEWVDAGFRELFRDDSICLIEWPEKAGALLPAPDLTARLLPDGDGRTLSLTAHSAKGMQCLNRL; encoded by the coding sequence ATGGCGACGGCAACGGACACGCTGGAATGGGTTCTGGCCGACGAAGCCGCCACGCTCGCTTGTGGCGTTCGGCTGGCGGCTTTACTACAACCGGGAATGACGGTCTTTCTGGACGGCGATCTCGGCGCCGGAAAAACCACGTTGACCCGCGGCATTTTACGGGGTTTCGGCCATGCGGGCCGGGTGAAAAGCCCTACCTATGCGCTGGTCGAGCCCTACGCATTCGATACCTTTACCGTTTATCACTTTGACCTCTACCGATTCGCCGATCCGGATGAATGGGTGGACGCCGGCTTTCGCGAGCTCTTTCGCGACGACAGCATTTGCCTGATCGAGTGGCCGGAAAAAGCCGGGGCGCTGTTGCCGGCCCCCGACCTGACTGCGCGTCTGCTGCCTGACGGTGACGGGCGCACGCTCAGTCTGACCGCGCACAGCGCCAAGGGAATGCAATGTCTGAATCGACTCTGA
- a CDS encoding VOC family protein has product MKFGYTIVYVASVAETLAFYQQAFGFDTRFLHESGEYGELETGGTALAFASHGMGDQLLGGRYVKAAPAADPLGIELAFVSDDVVAAHARAVAAGATSVAVPAVQPWGQTVAYVRDMNGVLVELCSPIGG; this is encoded by the coding sequence ATGAAATTCGGCTACACCATCGTTTATGTGGCATCGGTCGCGGAAACGCTGGCCTTCTACCAGCAGGCCTTTGGCTTTGATACCCGCTTCCTGCACGAGTCGGGCGAGTACGGCGAGCTGGAGACCGGCGGCACCGCGCTGGCATTCGCGTCGCACGGCATGGGAGACCAGTTGCTGGGCGGGCGCTACGTCAAGGCGGCGCCGGCAGCCGATCCGCTCGGCATCGAGCTGGCCTTCGTCAGCGACGACGTGGTTGCCGCCCATGCCCGTGCCGTGGCGGCCGGCGCGACCTCGGTCGCGGTACCGGCCGTGCAGCCATGGGGCCAGACGGTCGCCTATGTGCGTGACATGAACGGGGTGCTGGTCGAGCTGTGCTCCCCCATCGGCGGTTGA
- a CDS encoding GNAT family N-acetyltransferase codes for MLPHRRLIDGYRLAPAQPDEVPALAAVERAAASRFPLSLLPVPLRGDTLPLPQLEAAQREGRLWVARDPAGTVVGFACARREGKAALLAEIDVHPAHGRRGIGSGLLDAVIDWAQQAGAPALYLTTFQAFGPGMALYRRGGFLPLANKDIPGFIADILAAEAEAGLAGRVAMVRMLAPRHASAPAQHGDG; via the coding sequence GTGCTCCCCCATCGGCGGTTGATCGACGGCTACCGGCTTGCACCGGCACAGCCGGACGAGGTACCGGCGCTGGCCGCTGTCGAACGTGCTGCCGCGAGCCGTTTCCCGCTGTCCCTGCTGCCCGTGCCATTGCGCGGCGACACCCTGCCGTTGCCGCAACTGGAGGCGGCGCAGCGCGAAGGCCGCCTGTGGGTCGCCCGCGATCCGGCCGGAACCGTGGTCGGGTTTGCCTGCGCGCGCCGGGAAGGGAAGGCCGCGCTGCTGGCGGAGATCGATGTGCATCCGGCGCACGGCCGCCGCGGCATCGGCAGCGGCCTGCTTGACGCCGTGATCGACTGGGCGCAGCAGGCGGGCGCGCCGGCCCTGTACCTGACCACGTTCCAGGCATTCGGGCCGGGGATGGCGCTGTACCGGCGCGGCGGGTTTTTGCCGCTGGCGAACAAGGACATTCCCGGCTTTATCGCCGACATCCTCGCGGCGGAGGCCGAGGCGGGCCTCGCCGGGCGGGTGGCGATGGTCCGGATGCTGGCGCCCCGACACGCATCCGCACCGGCACAGCACGGTGATGGATAG
- the queG gene encoding tRNA epoxyqueuosine(34) reductase QueG, which translates to MSASIPENTDYRELTDRVKEWARDLGFTDIKITRASLPVGAETGLESWLAAGFHGDMDYMARHGFKRARPAELVPGSRTVISVRLNYWPGSAHDADQQLADPDRAYISRYALGRDYHKVLRNRLQKLAERIQQAVGPFGHRAFTDSAPVMEVALASQSGLGWRGKHTLLLTREQGSLFFLGELFTDLPLDVDQAIEPHCGRCTRCIDVCPTGAIVAPYTVDARRCISYLTIELQGAIPEPLRPLLGNRIYGCDDCQLVCPWNRFAVPTAEADFAPRHGLDSASLVGLFAWSAADFAERLAGSAIHRIGHERWLRNIAVALGNAPTTPAVLAALQSRLDDPSALVREHVHWAWARHGQSGGHESCADKE; encoded by the coding sequence ATGTCCGCATCCATCCCAGAAAACACCGATTATCGCGAATTGACCGATCGAGTCAAAGAGTGGGCGCGCGATCTTGGCTTCACCGACATCAAGATTACCCGGGCGTCATTGCCTGTCGGGGCCGAAACCGGTCTTGAATCGTGGCTGGCCGCCGGATTTCATGGTGACATGGATTATATGGCCCGGCACGGCTTCAAGCGCGCCCGGCCCGCCGAGCTGGTGCCGGGCTCGCGCACGGTCATCAGCGTGCGGCTCAATTACTGGCCCGGCAGCGCGCACGATGCCGACCAGCAACTGGCTGACCCCGATCGTGCCTACATCTCGCGCTATGCGCTGGGCCGTGACTACCACAAGGTCTTGCGCAACCGGCTGCAGAAGCTGGCAGAGCGCATCCAGCAGGCAGTCGGCCCGTTCGGCCATCGCGCCTTCACCGACAGTGCGCCGGTGATGGAGGTTGCGCTGGCCAGCCAGTCCGGGCTCGGCTGGCGCGGCAAGCACACCTTGCTGCTGACGCGCGAGCAGGGCTCGCTGTTCTTCCTTGGCGAGCTGTTTACCGACCTGCCGCTGGATGTCGATCAGGCGATTGAACCGCACTGCGGCCGCTGCACGCGCTGCATCGACGTCTGTCCGACCGGCGCCATCGTGGCGCCATACACCGTTGACGCGCGGCGCTGCATCTCCTACCTGACCATCGAGCTGCAAGGCGCGATTCCCGAGCCGCTGCGGCCACTGCTCGGCAACCGGATCTACGGCTGCGACGACTGTCAGCTGGTCTGCCCGTGGAACCGCTTTGCGGTGCCGACCGCCGAGGCCGACTTCGCGCCGCGGCACGGGCTGGACAGCGCCAGCCTGGTCGGGCTGTTCGCCTGGAGTGCGGCGGATTTTGCCGAGCGCCTGGCCGGCAGCGCCATCCACCGCATCGGCCACGAGCGCTGGCTGCGCAATATCGCCGTGGCGCTCGGCAATGCGCCGACGACGCCGGCGGTGCTGGCCGCGCTGCAGAGCCGGCTGGACGATCCGTCGGCCCTGGTGCGCGAGCATGTGCACTGGGCCTGGGCCCGGCACGGGCAGTCCGGCGGACATGAGTCTTGTGCCGACAAGGAGTAG
- a CDS encoding porin → MKKLIALTVAMLPLTALADVTIYGNIEADVESGKSLMNADQGHGSQTRVDDTGSYIGFKGDEELGNGLKALWQVESYLSVDGSDINGNGSWATRDSFVGLQSQFGTVRVGKLSDYMNSDMEAMDPWLYGQGVNGLGTMTRFDGRYNNAVRYDMPTLYGFDFSAIYSVGENEQPDGSHQGNGRNHGDAWGVGMGYQNSGFFGKLGYMQFQDQGANGQDGNYWRLEGGYHANNLLVSAAYQESKQYGSDATLGSSNIWGRSSNDLNGSVTGVGSFGNSDKIETREAALTVGYTFGAITPRVTYAWGDDAKVNGSTQNNSGYNQYIVGVDYALSKRTTAYASYGYTKYGSDQYTNGSDDSEHTVAVGLQHRF, encoded by the coding sequence ATGAAAAAACTGATTGCACTGACAGTGGCCATGCTGCCGCTGACCGCCCTGGCCGATGTCACGATCTACGGCAATATCGAGGCCGATGTGGAGAGCGGCAAAAGCCTGATGAATGCCGACCAGGGCCACGGCAGCCAGACCCGGGTCGACGACACCGGCTCGTATATCGGCTTCAAGGGGGACGAGGAACTGGGCAACGGCCTGAAAGCACTGTGGCAGGTCGAGTCCTACCTCAGCGTCGACGGCTCCGACATCAACGGCAATGGCTCATGGGCGACCCGCGACAGCTTCGTCGGCCTGCAGAGCCAGTTCGGTACCGTGCGCGTCGGCAAGCTGTCCGACTACATGAACTCCGACATGGAAGCCATGGACCCGTGGCTGTACGGGCAGGGTGTCAACGGGCTCGGCACCATGACCCGCTTTGACGGCCGCTACAACAATGCCGTCCGCTACGACATGCCGACGCTGTACGGCTTCGACTTCTCCGCCATCTACAGCGTGGGCGAGAACGAGCAGCCGGACGGCTCGCACCAGGGCAACGGGCGCAATCACGGCGATGCCTGGGGCGTCGGCATGGGTTACCAGAACAGCGGCTTCTTCGGCAAACTCGGCTACATGCAGTTCCAGGACCAGGGCGCCAATGGTCAGGACGGCAACTACTGGCGGCTGGAGGGTGGCTATCACGCCAACAACCTGCTGGTGTCGGCGGCCTACCAGGAGTCGAAGCAGTACGGCAGCGATGCCACGCTGGGCTCCAGCAATATCTGGGGCCGCAGCAGCAATGACCTGAACGGCAGCGTGACCGGGGTCGGCAGCTTCGGCAACAGCGACAAGATCGAAACCCGGGAAGCCGCACTGACCGTTGGCTACACCTTTGGCGCCATCACGCCGCGCGTGACCTATGCATGGGGCGACGATGCCAAGGTCAATGGCAGCACCCAGAACAACAGCGGCTACAACCAGTACATCGTCGGTGTCGACTACGCGCTGAGCAAGCGCACCACGGCCTATGCATCGTATGGCTATACAAAGTACGGCAGCGACCAGTACACCAATGGCAGCGACGACAGCGAGCACACGGTGGCGGTCGGCCTGCAGCACAGGTTCTGA
- the murI gene encoding glutamate racemase: MTAPDRRPIGVFDSGIGGLTVVRALMDRLPFENILYFGDTARVPYGSKSVSTIQSYTRQIAEFLLARDVKALIIACNTMAAVAADIVREVAGDVPVLDVIDAGSRAAAAASRSGDIAVIATPTTINANAYARAIHQINPDARVYSQACPLFVPLVEEGWLDHAVTRLTAEEYLKTVLIENVDTLVLGCTHYPLLKPLLADVAGGGIELVDSAVTTAESTAQTLGALNLLNGPSPETHYRYFVTDIPLKFQTIGERFLGRSIQRLEMVNL; this comes from the coding sequence ATGACTGCTCCCGACCGACGCCCGATAGGCGTATTCGATTCCGGCATTGGCGGATTGACCGTCGTGCGCGCCTTGATGGACCGCCTGCCGTTCGAGAACATCCTTTATTTTGGCGACACCGCCCGCGTGCCGTACGGCAGCAAGTCGGTTTCGACCATCCAGAGCTATACCCGGCAGATTGCCGAATTCCTGCTGGCGCGCGACGTCAAGGCGCTGATCATCGCCTGCAATACCATGGCGGCGGTGGCGGCCGACATCGTGCGCGAAGTGGCCGGCGACGTGCCGGTGCTGGACGTGATCGATGCCGGCAGCCGCGCGGCGGCAGCGGCCAGCCGCTCCGGTGACATCGCCGTGATTGCCACGCCGACCACCATCAATGCCAATGCCTATGCGCGGGCGATCCACCAGATCAATCCGGATGCGCGCGTGTACTCGCAGGCCTGTCCGCTGTTCGTGCCGCTGGTCGAGGAGGGCTGGCTCGACCATGCCGTCACCCGGCTGACCGCCGAGGAATACCTGAAGACGGTACTGATCGAGAACGTCGACACCCTGGTGCTCGGCTGCACCCATTACCCGCTGCTGAAGCCGCTGCTGGCCGACGTGGCCGGTGGTGGCATCGAACTCGTCGACTCGGCCGTGACCACGGCGGAATCGACCGCACAGACGCTCGGCGCGCTGAACCTGCTGAACGGACCGTCGCCCGAAACCCATTACCGCTATTTCGTGACCGACATCCCGCTGAAGTTCCAGACCATTGGCGAGCGCTTCCTCGGTCGCAGCATCCAGCGGCTGGAAATGGTCAATCTGTAA
- a CDS encoding AMP-dependent synthetase/ligase has product MALTRVFDLIRHQLASYPRPDCLNARDGHGWRSYSTQDVVDTADRLSHGLLAMGIRRGDKVALVSNNCPEWLLVDLALQQIGAISVPLYPTLPVDDMRYIVDHAGIKLAFAGDKALFQRITEATSHLPACPVYTFADVAGAPSWHEVLLRGGDGHPAVLDALRDSVQADDLLTIIYTSGTTGRPKGVMLSHHNVVSNAMAVSRFTPLEYGIWKAVSFLPLSHVFERSVTYIYFYAGIGVYHAKNVDAIAATLGDVHPEVFTTVPRLLEKVYEKLVGKQNELHGVTRKLYQAAIRHAETFEPRDKPGVIGRLRHQLFDRLVYSKWRAALGGNTKMIVVGSAALQPRLSRLFWAAGIIVSEGYGMTEASPILTGNVFNAEHTAIGTVGVPMDNVEIRIAPDGEIIARGPNIMLGYYRDPEQTAEALKDGWLHTGDVGEFDAEGNLRITDRKKEMFKTSCGKYVAPQVIENKLKESAFIDQVMVVGDGRKYASALVVPLFEQLRAWCVQQGLNLRSEAEMIAHPKVRELIEHEVKRFNRLFGNWEQVKKIALVDRPWSIDAGELAPTLKLRRKVITERFHTLIDSMYAGHAL; this is encoded by the coding sequence ATGGCTCTTACCCGTGTTTTTGACCTGATCCGCCACCAGCTCGCCTCCTACCCCCGCCCGGACTGCCTCAATGCCCGGGACGGCCACGGCTGGCGCAGCTACAGTACCCAGGACGTTGTCGACACCGCCGACCGCCTGAGTCATGGCCTGCTGGCCATGGGCATCCGCCGCGGCGACAAGGTGGCGCTGGTATCGAACAACTGCCCGGAGTGGCTGCTGGTCGACCTCGCCCTGCAACAGATCGGCGCGATCAGCGTCCCGCTGTACCCGACCCTGCCGGTCGACGACATGCGCTACATCGTCGACCATGCCGGCATCAAGCTGGCGTTCGCCGGCGACAAGGCGCTGTTCCAGCGCATCACCGAAGCCACCAGCCACCTGCCCGCCTGCCCGGTCTACACCTTTGCCGATGTCGCCGGTGCGCCGTCCTGGCATGAAGTGCTGCTGCGCGGCGGCGATGGTCACCCGGCCGTGCTTGATGCGCTGCGCGACTCGGTACAGGCCGATGACCTGCTGACCATCATCTACACCTCCGGCACCACCGGGCGGCCCAAGGGCGTCATGCTGAGCCACCACAATGTGGTCAGCAACGCGATGGCCGTTTCGCGCTTCACGCCGCTGGAATACGGGATCTGGAAGGCGGTCAGCTTCCTGCCGCTGTCGCACGTGTTCGAGCGCAGCGTCACCTACATCTATTTCTATGCCGGCATTGGCGTGTATCACGCCAAGAATGTCGACGCGATCGCCGCGACCCTGGGCGATGTCCATCCGGAAGTGTTCACCACCGTTCCGCGCCTGCTGGAAAAGGTCTACGAAAAGCTGGTAGGCAAGCAGAACGAGCTGCATGGTGTCACCCGCAAGCTGTACCAGGCCGCGATCCGCCATGCCGAGACCTTCGAGCCGCGCGACAAGCCCGGCGTCATCGGCCGCCTGCGCCACCAGCTGTTCGACCGCCTGGTCTACAGCAAGTGGCGCGCCGCGCTCGGCGGCAACACAAAGATGATCGTGGTCGGTTCGGCCGCGCTGCAGCCGCGCCTGTCGCGCCTGTTCTGGGCCGCCGGCATCATCGTGTCCGAAGGTTATGGCATGACCGAGGCGTCGCCGATCCTGACCGGCAACGTGTTCAATGCCGAACACACCGCCATCGGCACCGTCGGCGTCCCGATGGACAATGTGGAAATCCGCATCGCGCCGGATGGCGAGATCATCGCCCGCGGGCCGAACATCATGCTCGGCTACTACCGCGACCCGGAGCAGACCGCCGAAGCCCTGAAGGACGGCTGGCTGCATACCGGCGACGTCGGCGAATTCGATGCCGAAGGCAATCTGCGCATCACCGATCGCAAGAAGGAAATGTTCAAGACCAGCTGCGGCAAGTATGTCGCGCCGCAGGTGATCGAGAACAAGCTGAAGGAATCGGCCTTTATCGATCAGGTGATGGTGGTCGGCGACGGCCGCAAGTACGCCAGTGCGCTGGTGGTGCCGCTGTTCGAGCAGCTGCGCGCCTGGTGCGTACAGCAGGGGCTGAACCTCAGAAGCGAAGCCGAGATGATCGCGCACCCGAAAGTCCGCGAGCTGATCGAGCACGAGGTCAAGCGCTTCAACCGCCTGTTCGGCAACTGGGAGCAGGTGAAGAAGATCGCGCTGGTCGACCGGCCATGGAGCATTGACGCCGGCGAGCTGGCGCCAACGCTGAAACTGCGCCGCAAGGTGATCACCGAACGCTTCCATACGCTGATCGACAGCATGTACGCGGGCCATGCCCTGTAA